The Lathyrus oleraceus cultivar Zhongwan6 chromosome 5, CAAS_Psat_ZW6_1.0, whole genome shotgun sequence genome includes the window TACAAATATTATGTCACCAATAAATTAGTTTCTTATTTTAGATGAACTAAATGTTGATACAACAAAACCATGGAATCACAACAAAATAGTTTACGAATCACATCTCGTAATTCTTTATTTTAAATATCGCATTTGTAgttaaaataataataataataattttgttgttttTTCCTTATTAAAATCTCTCTATTTTCATCGTCAAACCAATGACAATTTTataaaatacaataaaaaccGACAATTTTTTAAAATTTCGTCTATTTAAAAAAGGAATATTTATGACAATTTAGTTCAATTATATTCTTTTATTTCAATAAAATGTGTTTTATTTACTTTGagcaattttttttgttttttttgtttaGTAGTTTAATGGCCAgaaatttatatatatatatatatatatatatatatatatatatatatatatatatatatatatatatatatatatatatatatatatatatatatatatatatatatatatatatatataaaccaTAATGAATAAATTTAATTACACATTATTAACACAAATAAATAAACCATAATATATTTATGACTATTACTTTTTTAATTATAGAATGTAATATTAGCATGTCGTTGGTTGACTCCACATTTTTGTAAAACTGGCAATTTTGatgattaaaacaaaatattgttgattttatataaaaaaaaagataaatatTATATTTATAGATATTAaaaattggatttaattgaaataaatTGACAATGTAAAATGATTTTAATGATTTTACACAGTCAGTTAATCttagacgttggatattaaagtaagtttgatttttattttaatttttttttaaataatacaaacggatgatggtgatgaatttTTACACCGACAGTACATAATAATTAATCCCTTAATGAGTGACTAACATAGAAAGAATTTCTATGTCTGCATTCAGTTCGTTTGATTCGTGCTCGAGCCGGATGATGAAAAATTATCATATCCGGTTCTTTCGGAGGATGCATCTATAAGAATTCACCTATCCCAATAACAAAAAAACCTGACTTGACTGATCCTGTATTAAGAGCTAAATTGGCCAAAGGGATGGGTCATAATTATTATGGCGAACCCGCATGGCCTAACGATCTTTTATATATTTTTCCAGTAGTGATTATGGGGACTATTGCCTGTAACGTGGGCTTAGCGGTTCTCGAACCATCAATGATTGGGGAACCCGCGGATCCGTTTGCAACTCCTTTGGAAATATTACCCGAATGGTATTTTTTTCCCGTATTTCAAATACTTCGTACCGTATCCAATAAATTATTGGGCGTTCTTTTAATGGTTTCAGTACCCGCGGGATTATTAACAGTACCCTTTTTGGAGAATGTTAATAAGTTCCAAAACCCATTTCGGCGTCCAGTAGCAACAACTGTCTTTTTGATTGGTAGCGTCGTGGCTCTTTGGTTGGGTATTGGAGCAACATTACCTATTGAAAAATCCCTAACGTTAGGTCTTTTTTAAATTGATTCTATTGTGAAATAAAATATCATGACAGGTGTATTGTG containing:
- the LOC127079805 gene encoding cytochrome b6-f complex subunit 4 yields the protein SGSFGGCIYKNSPIPITKKPDLTDPVLRAKLAKGMGHNYYGEPAWPNDLLYIFPVVIMGTIACNVGLAVLEPSMIGEPADPFATPLEILPEWYFFPVFQILRTVSNKLLGVLLMVSVPAGLLTVPFLENVNKFQNPFRRPVATTVFLIGSVVALWLGIGATLPIEKSLTLGLF